The following proteins come from a genomic window of Sorex araneus isolate mSorAra2 chromosome 1, mSorAra2.pri, whole genome shotgun sequence:
- the GCNT1 gene encoding beta-1,3-galactosyl-O-glycosyl-glycoprotein beta-1,6-N-acetylglucosaminyltransferase, with protein sequence MLWKLLRRRLLCFPTKYFIWLLIFSLVTFTILRFHQKPFVSVRHLELVGENPSSDINCTKVLQGSKEEIQKVKLEILTVKFRKQPRWTTYDYINMTSDCTSFIKRRKYFTEPLSKEEAEFPIAYSIVVHHKIEMLDRLLRAIYMPQNFYCIHVDKKSEESFLGAVTGIASCFSNVFVASRLENVVYASWSRVQADLNCMQDLYRMSATWKYLINLCGMDFPIKTNLEIVRKLKSLMGGNNLETEKMPPNKKERWKKHYEVVSGKLTKTGADKAPPPLQTPLFSGSAYFVVSRQFVGYVLENERIQRFMEWAKDTYSPDEYLWATIQRIPEVPGSMSLSHKYDMSDMLASVRFVKWQYFEGDTAKGAPYPPCSGVHLRSVCVFGAGDLKWMLGTHHLFANKFDTDVDLFAIQCLDEHLRHKALQALKH encoded by the coding sequence ATGCTGTGGAAGCTGCTACGCAGAAGACTTTTGTGTTTTCCCACTAAATACTTCATTTGGCTTCTTATTTTTTCCCTCGTCACTTTCACTATTTTAAGATTTCATCAAAAGCCATTTGTAAGTGTTCGCCATCTGGAGCTGGTTGGCGAGAATCCTAGTAGTGACATTAATTGCACCAAAGTTTTGCAAGGCAGCAAAGAGGAAATTCAAAAAGTCAAGCTTGAGATCCTAACAGTGAAATTTCGAAAACAACCTCGATGGACCACCTACGACTACATAAACATGACCAGCGATTGTACATCTTTCATCAAGAGGCGCAAGTATTTCACCGAGCCCCTCAGCAAGGAAGAGGCTGAGTTTCCAATCGCTTATTCGATAGTGGTCCATCATAAAATCGAAATGTTGGACAGGCTCCTGCGCGCTATCTATATGCCCCAGAATTTTTATTGCATTCATGTGGACAAAAAATCGGAGGAGTCCTTTCTGGGGGCAGTAACTGGCATTGCATCCTGTTTCAGTAACGTGTTTGTAGCCAGCCGGCTGGAGAACGTGGTCTATGCTTCATGGAGCCGCGTCCAGGCAGACCTCAACTGCATGCAGGACCTGTACCGCATGAGTGCCACATGGAAGTACCTGATAAATCTCTGCGGCATGGATTTCCCGATCAAAACCAACCTGGAAATTGTCAGGAAGCTCAAGTCATTGATGGGTGGAAACAACCTGGAGACAGAGAAAATGCCGCCCAATAAGAAGGAAAGGTGGAAGAAACACTACGAAGTGGTCAGCGGGAAGCTGACCAAAACTGGTGCCGACAAAGCGCCCCCTCCTCTCCAGACACCTCTCTTTTCTGGCAGTGCCTACTTTGTGGTTAGTAGGCAGTTTGTGGGGTACGTGTTAGAGAATGAAAGAATCCAGAGGTTTATGGAGTGGGCGAAGGACACCTACAGCCCTGATGAGTATCTCTGGGCCACGATTCAGCGGATCCCTGAAGTCCCAGGCTCCATGTCCTTAAGCCACAAGTACGACATGTCTGACATGCTTGCCAGTGTGAGGTTTGTCAAGTGGCAGTACTTTGAAGGTGACACTGCCAAGGGCGCGCCCTACCCCCCCTGCAGCGGGGTCCATCTGCGCTCCGTGTGCGTGTTTGGAGCCGGTGATTTGAAGTGGATGCTGGGCACGCACCACTTATTTGCCAATAAATTTGACACTGATGTGGACCTTTTTGCCATCCAGTGCCTGGATGAGCACCTGCGGCATAAAGCCCTGCAGGCATTGAAACACTGA